Proteins encoded within one genomic window of Streptomyces sp. NBC_00523:
- a CDS encoding DUF742 domain-containing protein, with amino-acid sequence MAVTQDGPLLDDAAGRLIRPYTVSNGRTRPTAVLDLLSLVMATGSVPQTHLGPEHSVALGLCEGPTSVAEIAAHLRLPAVVTKVLLSDLVDCGAVTAHAPAFQDMPTDRHLLEAVLDGLRRQL; translated from the coding sequence ATGGCGGTCACCCAGGACGGGCCGCTGCTCGACGACGCGGCGGGCCGCCTCATCCGCCCCTACACGGTGAGCAACGGCCGTACCCGTCCCACGGCCGTGCTCGACCTGCTGTCCCTGGTGATGGCCACCGGAAGCGTCCCGCAGACCCACCTCGGCCCCGAGCACTCGGTGGCCCTGGGACTCTGCGAGGGCCCCACCTCGGTGGCCGAGATCGCCGCCCACTTGAGACTGCCCGCGGTCGTCACCAAGGTCCTCCTCTCGGACCTGGTCGACTGCGGCGCCGTCACCGCCCACGCGCCCGCCTTCCAAGACATGCCCACCGACCGACATCTGCTGGAGGCAGTGCTCGATGGCTTACGACGACAGCTCTGA
- a CDS encoding sensor histidine kinase, giving the protein MSQLRAPDARPDRREGGRHGRPGARSHSAAARPRAARPTPEARIRPQLLRTAVLPALAVALAGAAAVIFTARAGHARPSAELWIALGSAAALALAAILAAFLAANRAATTVFGRCLALRRTSAQSQADLQRVVEQLRSGEPVNARRAPQNQPPGGDPFELLAQELGRQQEAAVAAVVEASRLSEPSGEDQKVEVFVNLARRLQSLVHREIQLLDELEHEVEDPDLLKGLFHVDHLATRIRRHAENLAVLGGAVSRRQWSNPVTMTEVLRSAIAEVEQYPRVKLVPPIDGTLRGHAVADVIHLLAELVENATVFSAPHTQVLLRAQRVTAGLALEVEDRGLGMPGDEQKRMNALLTDPDQVNVARLLQDGRIGLFVVASLARRHGIAVRLQSNIYGGTQAVLVLPQTLLGADEDAPAMAGEAPVPPTGPVHRPPPLEERPAPRDPAPAPEPERRPYVPSQQPSPHRTPAQPGPARQDGVPPLPLRAERVDRPADDAPPAAASGDGTAPTSTADRPLLPKRANQEHLVPQLREAPAPRSGDEPGLHDPGLVAAFRRGIDLAEARAEADEEPAPEAPAGATHMTTAAQLGAPARPLPVRGAARPAQLHGAGAHPGEHDPLAANPIKE; this is encoded by the coding sequence ATGTCTCAACTTCGCGCACCCGACGCGCGACCGGACCGACGAGAGGGCGGGCGGCACGGCCGACCGGGCGCCCGTTCCCACTCGGCCGCGGCCAGACCACGTGCCGCCCGCCCGACCCCCGAGGCGCGCATACGCCCTCAACTTCTGCGCACCGCCGTGCTGCCGGCTCTCGCCGTCGCCCTCGCGGGCGCAGCGGCCGTCATCTTCACCGCCCGCGCGGGCCACGCACGGCCGTCCGCGGAGCTCTGGATCGCCCTCGGCTCGGCGGCCGCCCTCGCGCTCGCCGCGATCCTCGCCGCCTTCCTGGCCGCCAACCGGGCCGCCACCACGGTCTTCGGCCGCTGCCTCGCGCTGCGCCGGACCAGCGCCCAGAGCCAGGCCGACCTGCAACGCGTCGTGGAACAGCTGCGCAGCGGCGAGCCCGTGAACGCCCGGCGCGCCCCGCAGAACCAGCCGCCCGGCGGCGACCCCTTCGAGCTGCTGGCCCAGGAGCTGGGCCGCCAGCAGGAGGCCGCCGTCGCCGCCGTCGTCGAGGCCTCCCGCCTCTCCGAGCCCAGCGGCGAGGACCAGAAGGTCGAGGTCTTCGTCAACCTCGCCCGCCGCCTCCAGTCGCTCGTGCACCGCGAGATCCAGCTGCTGGACGAGCTGGAGCACGAGGTCGAGGACCCGGACCTGCTCAAGGGCCTCTTCCACGTCGACCACCTCGCCACCCGCATCCGCCGCCACGCCGAGAACCTCGCCGTGCTCGGCGGCGCCGTCTCCCGCCGCCAGTGGAGCAACCCGGTCACCATGACCGAGGTGCTGCGCTCGGCGATCGCCGAGGTCGAGCAGTACCCCCGGGTCAAGCTCGTCCCCCCGATCGACGGCACCCTGCGCGGACACGCCGTGGCCGACGTCATCCACCTCCTCGCCGAACTCGTGGAGAACGCCACGGTGTTCTCCGCCCCGCACACCCAGGTCCTGCTGCGCGCCCAGCGCGTCACCGCCGGGCTCGCCCTGGAGGTCGAGGACCGCGGGCTCGGCATGCCGGGCGACGAGCAGAAGCGGATGAACGCCCTGCTCACCGACCCCGACCAGGTCAACGTCGCCCGCCTGCTCCAGGACGGCCGCATCGGCCTCTTCGTGGTCGCCTCGCTGGCCCGGCGGCACGGCATCGCCGTACGTCTCCAGAGCAACATCTACGGAGGCACCCAGGCCGTCCTGGTCCTCCCGCAGACCCTGCTCGGCGCCGACGAGGACGCCCCCGCCATGGCCGGTGAAGCGCCCGTCCCGCCCACCGGGCCCGTGCACCGCCCGCCGCCCCTGGAGGAGCGCCCGGCACCCCGCGATCCGGCGCCCGCCCCCGAGCCGGAACGCCGGCCCTACGTCCCCAGCCAGCAGCCCAGCCCGCACCGGACCCCGGCCCAGCCGGGCCCGGCCCGCCAGGACGGGGTACCGCCCCTGCCGCTGCGCGCCGAGCGCGTGGACCGGCCCGCGGACGACGCCCCGCCCGCGGCCGCGTCCGGCGACGGGACCGCGCCGACGAGCACGGCCGACCGGCCCCTGCTGCCCAAGCGCGCCAACCAGGAGCACCTGGTCCCGCAGCTCAGGGAGGCTCCCGCGCCCCGGTCCGGAGACGAACCCGGCCTGCACGACCCCGGGCTCGTCGCCGCCTTCCGGCGCGGCATCGACCTCGCCGAGGCCCGGGCCGAGGCCGATGAGGAGCCCGCGCCCGAGGCCCCGGCCGGTGCCACGCACATGACGACGGCCGCCCAGCTGGGCGCACCGGCCCGGCCGCTCCCCGTCCGGGGCGCCGCCCGGCCCGCGCAACTGCACGGCGCCGGCGCCCACCCCGGCGAGCACGACCCACTCGCAGCGAACCCCATCAAGGAGTAG
- a CDS encoding GTP-binding protein, which translates to MAYDDSSDGYGYPDGAGYGYGYADDGSGGGYGQDTATAEYAAPQAAPEGFPVALKVLVAGGFGVGKTTFVGAVSEIAPLSTEELLTQASAATDSLEGVESKTSTTVAMDFGRITLDDQHVLYLFGTPGQERFWFMWDELSQGALGAVVIADTRRLEECFAAVDFFERRGIGFVVAVNEFDGAYRYGPEEVRAALDLSPEVPVVLCDARMASSGTGTLVTLVQHLINATDDAVPLPGHAGFGARP; encoded by the coding sequence ATGGCTTACGACGACAGCTCTGACGGCTACGGCTACCCGGACGGCGCCGGCTATGGCTACGGCTACGCGGACGACGGCTCCGGCGGCGGGTACGGGCAGGACACCGCCACCGCCGAGTACGCCGCCCCGCAGGCCGCGCCCGAGGGCTTCCCCGTCGCGTTGAAGGTGCTGGTCGCCGGTGGATTCGGCGTCGGCAAGACCACGTTCGTCGGCGCCGTCAGCGAGATCGCGCCGCTCAGCACGGAGGAGCTGCTGACCCAGGCGAGCGCCGCGACCGACAGCCTGGAGGGCGTCGAGTCGAAGACCTCCACCACCGTGGCGATGGACTTCGGCCGCATCACGCTGGACGACCAGCACGTGCTGTACCTGTTCGGCACACCGGGCCAGGAACGCTTCTGGTTCATGTGGGACGAGCTCTCGCAGGGCGCGCTGGGGGCGGTCGTGATTGCGGACACCCGCAGGCTGGAGGAGTGCTTCGCCGCCGTCGACTTCTTCGAGCGGCGCGGCATCGGATTCGTCGTCGCCGTCAACGAGTTCGACGGCGCCTACCGCTACGGCCCCGAGGAGGTCCGTGCCGCGCTCGACCTGTCGCCGGAGGTGCCGGTCGTGCTGTGCGACGCCCGCATGGCCAGCTCCGGCACCGGCACACTGGTGACGCTGGTCCAGCACCTCATCAACGCCACCGACGACGCCGTGCCGCTCCCCGGGCACGCCGGATTCGGGGCCCGGCCGTGA
- a CDS encoding alpha/beta hydrolase, with translation MSARANDRPSRRNVLRAAGGLSAATALGAAGLLASAPPAAAAGDGFGLRIVDRNESDPRMRYYRFATDAIGWNPGVNVLLPDGYHTSGRAYPVLYLFHGGGTDQDFITFDRMGIRAWTAGKPLIVVMPDGGHAGWYSNPVSSNTGPRNWETFHIAQLLPWIDANFRTYAEYNGRAVSGFSMGGFGALKYAAKYYGHFASVSAHSGPASLRRDAGLVTHWANVSSAALDLAGGSVYGVPLWDEARVSADNPVQRIESYRNKRVFLVAGTSPDPVNWFDQINENQVLAGQREFRSLLGKAGIPHEWHEEPGGHFVRPALFRSDLDGIIARLRKA, from the coding sequence ATGAGCGCCCGCGCGAACGACCGCCCCAGCCGCAGGAACGTCCTCAGGGCGGCCGGCGGACTCTCCGCCGCGACGGCTCTGGGCGCCGCCGGTCTCCTGGCCTCCGCCCCACCGGCCGCCGCGGCCGGGGACGGATTCGGCCTGCGCATCGTGGACCGGAACGAGAGCGACCCGCGCATGCGGTACTACCGCTTCGCGACGGACGCCATCGGCTGGAACCCGGGCGTCAACGTCCTGCTCCCCGACGGCTATCACACGAGCGGCCGGGCCTACCCCGTGCTCTACCTGTTCCACGGCGGCGGCACCGACCAGGACTTCATCACCTTCGACCGCATGGGCATCCGCGCCTGGACCGCCGGGAAGCCGCTCATCGTCGTGATGCCCGACGGCGGACACGCCGGCTGGTACTCCAACCCGGTCAGCTCCAACACCGGCCCGCGCAACTGGGAGACCTTCCACATCGCCCAGCTCCTCCCGTGGATTGACGCCAACTTCCGTACGTACGCCGAATACAACGGGCGGGCCGTCTCCGGGTTCTCCATGGGCGGGTTCGGCGCGCTCAAGTACGCCGCCAAGTACTACGGGCACTTCGCGTCCGTGAGCGCCCACTCCGGCCCGGCCAGCCTGCGCCGCGACGCGGGGCTCGTCACGCACTGGGCCAACGTCTCCTCCGCCGCGCTCGACCTGGCGGGCGGCTCGGTCTACGGGGTGCCGCTCTGGGACGAGGCCCGGGTCAGCGCCGACAACCCGGTCCAGCGCATCGAGAGCTACCGCAACAAGCGCGTCTTCCTGGTCGCGGGCACCAGCCCCGACCCGGTCAACTGGTTCGACCAGATCAACGAGAACCAAGTGCTGGCCGGACAGCGCGAGTTCCGCTCGCTGCTCGGCAAGGCCGGGATTCCGCACGAGTGGCACGAGGAACCGGGCGGCCACTTCGTCCGCCCCGCCCTCTTCCGGAGCGACCTCGACGGAATCATCGCCCGGCTCCGCAAGGCTTAG
- a CDS encoding roadblock/LC7 domain-containing protein: MATDMPSGQVSDLDWLLSGLVQRVPYTRSAVLLSADGLVKSLHGMDADSADHMAALAAGLYSLGRSAGARFGDNGEVRQVVVELDSTLLFVATAGSGTCLAVLAGRNADAAVLGYEMTMLVKSVRPYLMTPVRQTAGTPGTAGL; encoded by the coding sequence ATGGCGACCGATATGCCGTCCGGTCAGGTCTCGGACCTCGACTGGCTGCTGAGCGGCCTCGTCCAGCGCGTGCCGTACACCCGCAGCGCGGTCCTGCTCTCCGCCGACGGGCTGGTGAAGTCCCTCCACGGCATGGACGCCGACAGCGCCGACCACATGGCTGCGCTGGCGGCCGGCCTCTACTCCCTCGGCCGCAGCGCCGGGGCGAGGTTCGGGGACAACGGCGAGGTCCGGCAGGTGGTCGTGGAGCTCGACTCGACGCTCCTCTTCGTCGCCACCGCCGGCTCCGGCACCTGTCTGGCCGTCCTCGCCGGCCGCAACGCCGACGCCGCCGTGCTCGGCTACGAGATGACCATGCTGGTGAAGAGCGTGCGGCCCTATCTGATGACCCCGGTGAGACAGACGGCCGGGACACCGGGCACCGCGGGGCTGTGA